Proteins from a single region of Chloroflexota bacterium:
- a CDS encoding ABC transporter permease has translation MLKYIGIRLAQIAFTFFTFLTLIFFLLNAQPGSFVGQFIDPNMTAEQRQAIASSMGLDKPIHEQYFIYLRNFFTGNLGISFSNYPRLVSEIIAERAPRTLILFLASTTLAFTIGFTLGKILAWRRGKLTEYVATIGGVTLYTIFLPWFGLMMIWFFAFILGWFPIGKFLDPVLWRTSPLNSEVVFGQMLTTVFVVVAAVLGIVLTSRRLPVARRAWARWVGVLGVCAIALGVWATLPQARFALDIAHHLILPIITLATVSFAGSMLLTRNSMLETLREDFIMAARAKGLPDRVVRDKHAARNAMLPVVTSFVFSLALAIDGGVITETIFSWPGMGLTLIGAVTQKDIPLAIGGLIFGGTLALTAHLVADILYAYLDPRIRYA, from the coding sequence ATGCTCAAATACATCGGCATTCGACTCGCGCAAATCGCGTTTACGTTTTTTACTTTTCTCACGCTCATCTTTTTTCTGCTGAACGCGCAACCAGGCAGTTTCGTCGGTCAGTTCATTGACCCGAATATGACGGCGGAGCAACGTCAAGCCATCGCGTCTTCGATGGGCTTGGACAAACCAATCCACGAACAATATTTCATCTACCTGCGGAATTTTTTTACCGGCAATCTCGGCATTTCGTTTTCAAACTATCCGCGCCTCGTGAGCGAAATCATCGCCGAACGCGCGCCGCGCACGTTGATTCTGTTTCTCGCTTCGACGACGCTCGCGTTCACGATCGGTTTTACGCTGGGCAAGATTCTCGCCTGGCGACGCGGCAAACTAACCGAGTACGTCGCGACGATTGGCGGCGTCACGCTGTACACGATTTTTCTGCCCTGGTTCGGCTTGATGATGATTTGGTTCTTTGCCTTTATCCTGGGCTGGTTCCCTATCGGCAAATTTCTCGACCCTGTTTTGTGGCGTACCTCGCCGCTTAATTCCGAGGTCGTGTTCGGGCAAATGCTGACGACCGTGTTCGTCGTCGTCGCGGCAGTCCTGGGAATCGTCCTCACCTCGCGCCGGCTGCCGGTCGCGCGACGCGCGTGGGCGCGTTGGGTCGGCGTACTCGGCGTGTGCGCGATCGCGCTCGGTGTTTGGGCAACATTGCCACAAGCGCGCTTTGCGCTCGACATCGCGCATCACTTGATTTTGCCGATCATTACGCTCGCGACCGTGTCGTTTGCCGGCTCGATGTTGCTGACGCGCAACAGTATGCTCGAAACCTTGCGCGAAGATTTCATCATGGCGGCGCGCGCCAAAGGTCTGCCCGACCGCGTCGTGCGTGACAAACACGCCGCGCGCAACGCGATGTTGCCGGTCGTGACGAGTTTCGTGTTCAGTCTCGCGCTCGCGATTGACGGCGGCGTCATCACCGAAACGATTTTCTCGTGGCCCGGCATGGGGCTGACCTTGATCGGCGCGGTGACGCAAAAGGATATTCCGCTTGCGATTGGCGGGCTGATCTTTGGCGGCACGCTCGCGCTGACCGCGCATTTGGTCGCGGATATTTTGTACGCGTACCTCGACCCGCGCATTCGATACGCGTGA
- a CDS encoding ABC transporter ATP-binding protein — MKDEMTTTTLPLVTVERLQKYYPVSKGLFARARNFIHAVDDVSFHIGRGESLGLVGESGCGKTTTGKLLVKLIEPTNGHIYLGSNGGRMDVAPLKGAGMKSFRRQVQMIFQDPYESMNPRLTIYDTVAEPLVVQNIGILTEREELVAELLALVGLAPPSSFLFRFPHELSGGQRQRVAIARALVVQPTFVVADEPTSMLDVSIRTGIMHLMLDLARRMDVTYLYITHDLAVARYMCHRIAVMYLGKIVELAETEELLSHPQHPYTQALLASVPVPDPRLKRQPADIQGGIAAPIDPAPRCRFYDRCPRANEMCRANDHPPLTDKGSEHFVACHRV; from the coding sequence ATGAAGGATGAAATGACAACCACTACTCTGCCACTCGTTACAGTCGAACGATTGCAAAAATATTATCCGGTGAGCAAGGGATTGTTCGCGCGCGCGCGGAATTTTATTCACGCGGTTGACGATGTGAGTTTTCACATCGGGCGCGGCGAAAGTCTAGGTCTCGTCGGCGAGTCGGGGTGCGGCAAAACGACGACCGGCAAATTGTTGGTGAAACTCATCGAGCCAACAAACGGGCACATTTATCTCGGCTCGAACGGCGGTCGCATGGATGTTGCACCGCTGAAAGGCGCGGGGATGAAATCGTTTCGCCGCCAAGTGCAAATGATTTTCCAAGACCCGTACGAATCCATGAATCCGCGCCTCACGATCTACGACACCGTCGCCGAGCCGCTCGTCGTGCAGAACATCGGCATATTGACCGAACGCGAAGAGTTGGTCGCGGAATTGCTCGCGCTCGTCGGACTCGCACCGCCGTCGTCGTTTCTGTTTCGATTTCCGCACGAACTTTCCGGCGGACAACGCCAACGCGTCGCGATCGCGCGCGCGCTCGTCGTGCAACCGACCTTCGTCGTCGCAGACGAGCCGACCTCGATGCTCGACGTTTCGATTCGTACCGGCATCATGCACTTGATGCTCGACCTCGCGCGGCGAATGGACGTAACGTATTTGTACATCACGCACGATCTCGCGGTCGCGCGCTATATGTGTCATCGCATTGCGGTGATGTACCTCGGCAAGATCGTCGAGCTTGCCGAGACCGAGGAACTGTTGAGTCATCCCCAGCATCCGTACACCCAGGCATTGCTCGCGTCCGTGCCCGTCCCCGACCCGCGCTTGAAACGCCAACCCGCCGACATCCAGGGCGGCATCGCCGCGCCGATTGATCCCGCGCCGCGTTGTCGTTTTTATGATCGTTGTCCGCGCGCGAACGAAATGTGCCGCGCGAACGATCATCCGCCATTGACGGACAAGGGCAGCGAACATTTCGTCGCGTGTCATCGCGTCTGA
- a CDS encoding VOC family protein, whose amino-acid sequence MPASPIVHVESPAKDYVAADKFYADVFGWKIEVQSQFNYHMFAIEGGPGGGFVEADGKDNRVGEVLIYLGVPDIVAALKKVESAGGKTVTGKTEIPGNGWFAFFTDPTGNRIGLYERIP is encoded by the coding sequence ATGCCCGCAAGCCCGATCGTGCACGTTGAAAGTCCGGCAAAAGATTATGTCGCCGCGGACAAATTTTACGCCGATGTCTTCGGTTGGAAAATTGAGGTGCAATCGCAATTTAACTATCACATGTTCGCGATAGAGGGGGGACCCGGCGGCGGCTTTGTTGAAGCGGACGGGAAGGACAACCGAGTGGGTGAGGTCTTGATCTACCTTGGCGTCCCAGACATTGTTGCCGCGCTCAAGAAAGTGGAATCCGCTGGCGGTAAAACGGTGACTGGCAAAACGGAAATCCCAGGTAACGGTTGGTTTGCCTTTTTCACCGATCCAACCGGCAACCGCATTGGGTTGTACGAGAGGATACCCTAA
- a CDS encoding dienelactone hydrolase family protein, whose translation MPAPSFEYDRHASRDIREIGTRTEGNITRRLFSFATPFGYRRVAHFIAPVDDAPHAAILFVHWYEPESLDSNRTQFVNDAVALAQRGAASLLVETMWSDRDWFLKRTQADDIENSTRQVVELRAAMDLLPAQANVDARRFAYVGHDFGAMYGALMGSVDPRPSHYVLMAGTPRFPDWYLYYPKLEGDARERFIASMIPYDPITHIARLAPAPVLFQFATNDPHVPKERAQEFFDAAREPKELRWYDAGHGLNEQATQERLAWLTQKLGLR comes from the coding sequence ATGCCCGCACCCTCGTTCGAGTACGATCGCCACGCGTCGCGCGACATTCGTGAGATCGGCACGCGCACCGAAGGAAACATCACGCGTCGTTTGTTCAGTTTCGCGACGCCATTCGGCTATCGCCGCGTCGCGCATTTCATCGCGCCGGTGGATGATGCGCCGCACGCCGCGATTTTGTTCGTGCACTGGTACGAACCCGAATCGCTCGACTCGAACCGCACCCAGTTTGTGAATGACGCGGTCGCGCTCGCGCAACGCGGCGCGGCGTCGCTCCTCGTCGAAACGATGTGGTCGGATCGTGATTGGTTTTTGAAACGCACGCAAGCGGACGACATCGAAAACTCGACGCGTCAAGTCGTCGAGTTACGCGCCGCGATGGATTTACTGCCTGCACAAGCGAACGTGGACGCGCGGCGATTCGCGTACGTCGGTCACGATTTCGGCGCGATGTACGGCGCGTTGATGGGGAGTGTTGATCCACGTCCGTCGCATTACGTGTTGATGGCGGGCACGCCACGTTTTCCGGATTGGTACTTGTACTATCCCAAACTCGAAGGCGACGCACGCGAGCGATTCATCGCGAGCATGATACCCTACGATCCGATCACGCACATTGCGCGCCTCGCACCCGCGCCGGTGCTGTTCCAATTCGCGACAAACGATCCACACGTACCGAAGGAGCGCGCCCAGGAATTTTTTGACGCGGCGCGCGAACCCAAAGAGTTGCGCTGGTACGACGCGGGACACGGCTTGAACGAACAAGCCACGCAAGAACGCCTCGCGTGGCTGACCCAGAAACTGGGATTGCGATAA
- a CDS encoding VOC family protein: MPRVIHFEIHADNPARAIAFYSNVFGWQFNKWEGPVDYWLVVTGPDNVPGINGGLLQRQGAIDGQAVIAYVCTIDVPSLDAYIEKIVANGGIIVLPKQTIPGVGWNAYAKDTEGNILGIHQADPTAHSHHAQRK, from the coding sequence ATGCCCCGCGTGATCCATTTCGAAATTCACGCCGACAATCCAGCGCGTGCCATCGCGTTTTATTCGAACGTCTTCGGCTGGCAGTTCAACAAGTGGGAAGGTCCGGTAGATTACTGGCTGGTCGTCACCGGACCAGACAATGTGCCTGGCATCAACGGCGGGCTGTTGCAACGTCAAGGCGCGATTGATGGGCAAGCGGTCATTGCCTACGTTTGCACGATTGATGTGCCATCGCTCGACGCGTACATCGAAAAGATTGTCGCGAACGGCGGCATCATCGTCTTACCCAAACAAACGATTCCCGGCGTCGGCTGGAACGCGTATGCCAAAGACACCGAGGGGAACATCCTAGGAATTCATCAAGCCGACCCGACGGCGCACTCGCATCACGCCCAACGAAAATAG
- a CDS encoding ABC transporter ATP-binding protein → MTRPILSVQNLTMHYSTRKGNVSAVDDVSFELSEGDALGLVGESGCGKTSIATTLLKLLPENAHILNGSISLGGTNLVPLSETEMQPIRWRRIAMVFQAAMNALDPVYRVGDQIVEALDTHVEAMTHTQARERVAELFRVVGLDPKLMDRYPHEYSGGMRQRAVIAMALSCNPDVIIADEPTTALDVIVQDKLLREMCTIQKNLGMGMIYISHDIAVIAEVSNRMGVMYAGRLVEMADTTDIFERPLHPYTHALMSAFPSITGPKRMLTTLPGEPPDLLHPPSGCRFHPRCPRATNQCRYETPAFQDYGSRHNAACWHPIEG, encoded by the coding sequence ATGACTCGACCAATCCTCTCCGTCCAAAATCTCACGATGCACTATTCGACGCGCAAGGGCAACGTCTCGGCGGTGGACGATGTGTCGTTCGAATTGAGCGAAGGCGACGCGCTCGGACTCGTCGGCGAATCGGGATGCGGCAAGACCTCGATTGCGACGACGCTGTTGAAACTGTTGCCGGAGAACGCGCATATTTTGAACGGAAGCATTTCGCTCGGCGGCACGAATCTCGTCCCACTCTCCGAAACCGAAATGCAACCGATTCGTTGGCGACGCATCGCGATGGTATTCCAAGCCGCGATGAACGCGCTCGACCCAGTGTATCGCGTCGGCGATCAAATCGTCGAGGCACTCGACACGCACGTCGAGGCGATGACACACACGCAGGCACGCGAACGCGTTGCAGAATTGTTTCGCGTCGTCGGACTCGACCCAAAATTAATGGATCGTTACCCGCACGAGTACTCCGGCGGAATGCGCCAACGCGCGGTCATCGCGATGGCGCTGTCATGCAATCCCGATGTCATCATCGCCGACGAACCGACGACCGCGCTCGATGTGATCGTGCAAGACAAATTGTTGCGCGAAATGTGCACGATTCAGAAAAATCTGGGGATGGGCATGATTTACATTTCGCACGACATCGCGGTCATTGCCGAGGTGAGCAATCGAATGGGCGTGATGTACGCGGGACGCCTCGTCGAGATGGCGGACACGACCGACATTTTCGAACGACCACTGCACCCGTACACGCACGCGTTGATGTCCGCGTTCCCCAGCATCACCGGACCCAAGCGCATGTTGACCACACTTCCGGGTGAGCCGCCCGATCTACTGCATCCGCCATCCGGTTGTCGCTTTCACCCGCGCTGTCCGCGCGCGACCAATCAGTGCCGCTACGAAACACCCGCCTTCCAGGACTATGGCTCGCGTCACAACGCCGCGTGCTGGCATCCTATTGAAGGATGA
- a CDS encoding ABC transporter permease, giving the protein MPEIEALPQTKVNRILGEQVAALKGDLAKARQKPLWRVRAELVGKSLTANARIFAENRIGLLGFAIILLFSVMAIAHPILMATVWDVRTYDPITGYAYEQTQQPAPPNARHLLGTDPLGRDVLSQLMYSTRNEFVLGLLAALITVTIATTIGAVSAYYGGIIDAIFMRVADLIIMTPTISLLIVMSALFNPDMLQLALVIGILSGFGGTTIIIKSQAMAIRVRPFVEAARVAGGSHRHIIMTHILPNLLPLSFLYMMFSVTAAIFSEATLSFFGLLNIRMSWGIMIFTAQSAGYLLSGIEYWWLLVPAGASITFLCSAFYLVGRALDEVVNPRLRKR; this is encoded by the coding sequence ATGCCAGAAATCGAGGCACTGCCTCAAACCAAAGTCAACCGCATCCTCGGCGAGCAGGTCGCCGCGCTCAAAGGCGATCTCGCCAAGGCGCGCCAGAAACCGTTGTGGCGCGTGCGCGCGGAACTTGTGGGCAAGAGTCTCACCGCCAACGCGCGCATCTTTGCCGAGAATCGCATCGGCTTGCTGGGTTTTGCGATCATCTTGCTGTTCAGCGTGATGGCAATCGCGCATCCGATTTTGATGGCGACCGTGTGGGACGTTCGCACGTACGATCCGATCACCGGCTATGCGTACGAACAGACGCAACAACCCGCGCCGCCAAACGCGCGCCACTTGCTCGGTACCGATCCGCTGGGACGTGATGTGTTGAGTCAACTGATGTACAGCACGCGCAACGAATTCGTCCTGGGTCTGCTCGCCGCGCTAATCACGGTGACGATTGCGACGACAATCGGCGCGGTGTCGGCGTACTACGGCGGCATCATTGACGCGATTTTCATGCGCGTTGCCGACCTCATCATCATGACGCCAACAATTTCGTTGTTGATCGTGATGAGCGCGTTGTTCAACCCCGATATGCTGCAACTCGCGTTGGTGATCGGCATTCTCTCCGGCTTTGGCGGCACGACCATCATCATCAAATCGCAAGCGATGGCAATTCGCGTCCGTCCCTTCGTCGAAGCCGCGCGCGTCGCCGGCGGTAGCCATCGCCACATCATCATGACACACATTCTGCCGAACCTGTTGCCCCTTTCATTTCTGTACATGATGTTCAGCGTCACCGCCGCGATTTTTTCCGAAGCGACGCTATCGTTCTTTGGTCTGCTCAACATTCGAATGTCGTGGGGCATCATGATTTTCACCGCGCAAAGCGCGGGCTATCTTTTGAGTGGCATCGAATACTGGTGGCTCCTCGTCCCCGCCGGCGCATCCATCACGTTCTTGTGCTCCGCATTTTATCTTGTCGGTCGCGCGTTGGATGAGGTGGTGAATCCGCGCTTGAGGAAGAGATAG
- a CDS encoding HAMP domain-containing histidine kinase — translation MSKSAWALAPALSALAFALAWQSGWFANPVVYVRADLGTLVLAAGLGASVIIALVILGRRALTRRTTRAVHAVEASQAEAHRRFMRRLDHEIKNPLTAIRAGLANLNGREDHPALQTIHGQVDRLARLSGDLRKLADIETHPLEQEPVNLADLLSELIALEQDDASRTNRVLTLNLFQTPWPLSHIAGDRDLLLIAFHNLVENAIKFSRPQDKIEVRAFEDGAFVAIEVADTGPGISEDELPHLEEELYRGATAKGVAGSGLGLAIVRAIVHRHSGTLNIRSRLGQGTVVTVRLPVAR, via the coding sequence ATGAGCAAGTCCGCGTGGGCGCTCGCCCCGGCATTGTCTGCGCTCGCGTTCGCGCTCGCGTGGCAATCCGGCTGGTTCGCCAATCCGGTCGTGTACGTGCGCGCCGACCTGGGCACGCTCGTTCTTGCCGCCGGACTCGGCGCAAGTGTAATCATCGCGCTGGTCATCCTGGGGCGTCGCGCACTGACTCGCCGCACCACACGCGCGGTACACGCGGTCGAAGCATCGCAAGCCGAAGCGCATCGCCGATTTATGCGCCGTCTCGATCACGAAATCAAAAATCCGCTGACCGCGATTCGCGCCGGTCTCGCCAACCTCAACGGGCGCGAAGACCATCCCGCGCTGCAAACGATCCACGGACAAGTTGATCGTTTAGCGCGCTTGAGCGGGGATCTGCGTAAACTGGCGGACATCGAGACCCACCCGCTCGAACAAGAGCCGGTGAATTTGGCGGACTTGCTTTCCGAATTGATCGCGCTCGAACAAGATGACGCGTCCCGCACGAACCGCGTCCTCACGCTCAACCTCTTTCAAACGCCTTGGCCCCTCTCGCACATTGCGGGTGATCGCGATTTGTTGCTCATTGCGTTCCACAACCTCGTCGAAAACGCGATCAAGTTCAGTCGTCCGCAAGACAAAATCGAAGTGCGCGCGTTTGAGGACGGCGCATTCGTCGCCATCGAGGTCGCCGACACCGGACCCGGCATCAGCGAAGATGAACTGCCCCACCTCGAAGAAGAATTGTATCGCGGCGCGACCGCGAAAGGTGTTGCCGGCAGCGGGCTGGGACTCGCCATCGTCCGCGCGATTGTCCATCGCCACAGCGGCACGCTGAACATTCGCAGTCGCCTTGGGCAAGGCACGGTCGTCACCGTGCGCCTGCCGGTTGCGCGGTAA
- a CDS encoding PD40 domain-containing protein, with the protein MLQPNRDDRAIRATSTSRTITVMAKRFLLPLIAFFLITLLACRGTLQVGIEQTPAPDHAATATLTALRAENAILATRVAALTTPVAAIPNLGKVAFVQGGDIWIKSLRDAKLERVTTDGRNSEPRWSSSGDWVAFRKERQVLTPRFAPCEIPSMRQENCRDLATTLQKQLWVAETLGNRTRVLNQGLTVDAFAWSPLGDQLAFVSEGVGLRLFDPDSATLTTLVALHSDEPTFGRVGKIAWSPDATRIAYEWLQSDSAAAGIWLVTINPTQRTQVYVSDPARRGDAILGGWMPDNQSIFFWHGETRATLVSDGVPLFATRADQNSATPARLADASLAYADFVAPAPARSNAGSRNLVAVASGLGAGTWANKRVETTKTLTPPGIAAIAPQWSPSGAQIAFVAMPQRLNLSIGDDTLQELMQRRIWIANAFGEREPQRVTNNASYRDERPLWSADGNYILFARLDRQGRASLWLITVNNNVTQLMIDELTPAPDPFGFYGHVDWGALFDWWRGAAR; encoded by the coding sequence ATGCTGCAACCGAATCGCGACGACCGCGCGATACGCGCGACAAGTACATCGCGTACAATCACTGTAATGGCAAAACGATTTCTGCTTCCGCTGATCGCGTTTTTTTTGATCACGTTGCTCGCGTGCCGTGGTACGCTTCAAGTTGGCATCGAGCAAACGCCCGCGCCCGATCACGCCGCGACCGCGACGCTCACCGCGTTGCGCGCGGAAAACGCAATCCTCGCGACGCGCGTCGCCGCGCTGACCACGCCGGTCGCCGCGATTCCCAATCTCGGCAAAGTCGCTTTCGTGCAAGGCGGCGATATTTGGATCAAGTCACTGCGCGACGCCAAACTCGAACGCGTTACCACGGACGGACGCAACAGCGAGCCGCGCTGGTCGTCCTCCGGCGACTGGGTTGCATTTCGCAAAGAGCGCCAGGTGCTCACGCCGCGTTTTGCGCCCTGCGAAATTCCCAGTATGCGTCAAGAGAACTGCCGCGACTTGGCTACAACTTTGCAGAAACAATTATGGGTCGCGGAGACTTTGGGTAATCGCACCCGCGTGCTGAACCAGGGTTTGACAGTGGACGCGTTCGCGTGGTCGCCGCTGGGCGATCAACTCGCGTTTGTGAGTGAAGGCGTCGGCTTGCGCCTGTTCGACCCGGATAGCGCGACGTTGACGACATTGGTTGCGCTGCATTCCGACGAACCGACTTTTGGGCGCGTGGGCAAAATCGCGTGGAGTCCCGATGCGACGCGTATCGCGTACGAATGGTTGCAATCCGATTCGGCGGCGGCGGGAATCTGGCTCGTCACCATCAATCCAACGCAACGCACCCAGGTATACGTGAGCGATCCCGCGCGGCGCGGCGACGCGATTCTCGGCGGTTGGATGCCGGATAATCAATCCATTTTCTTTTGGCACGGTGAGACGCGCGCGACGCTCGTCAGCGACGGCGTGCCACTGTTCGCCACGCGCGCCGACCAAAATTCGGCGACGCCCGCGCGTTTGGCGGACGCGTCGCTCGCGTATGCCGATTTTGTCGCGCCCGCCCCGGCACGATCGAACGCCGGTTCGCGTAATCTCGTCGCGGTGGCGAGCGGGCTGGGCGCGGGCACCTGGGCAAACAAACGCGTCGAGACGACCAAAACACTCACGCCCCCGGGCATCGCGGCGATTGCGCCGCAATGGTCGCCGAGCGGCGCGCAGATCGCGTTTGTCGCGATGCCGCAACGACTCAACCTCAGCATCGGCGACGATACGCTCCAAGAATTGATGCAGCGCCGCATCTGGATTGCGAACGCGTTCGGCGAACGCGAACCCCAGCGCGTGACAAACAATGCGAGTTATCGTGACGAACGCCCGCTTTGGTCTGCGGATGGCAATTACATTTTGTTCGCGCGCTTGGACCGACAAGGGCGCGCATCGTTGTGGCTCATCACTGTGAACAACAACGTGACCCAACTTATGATTGATGAGTTGACTCCCGCACCCGACCCGTTTGGATTCTACGGACATGTGGACTGGGGCGCGTTGTTCGATTGGTGGCGCGGCGCGGCGCGCTGA
- a CDS encoding ABC transporter substrate-binding protein gives MRKFILFAGLIALCALVVACATSAPPAPQIVKETVVIGGTPQVVERVVEKVVTATPPPATKAAAPAPAQAQAVPYRIGVFSDIKTTNYWSYQGPNNSVWQRYIMAPQRSFLYNKNDKRFDLVPELAVDLNAPRVKEGDMWTITTKIKQGVKWSDGKELTAKDFAFTANTAIELQLTGPMASTYDREYLEKVQAVDNYTIKYIWKKAPGLAKWEWGAAQGAVMSEAYWAPVVADAKKPLANADKNNKDAYTKALNDARTILLNHSPQAEPLLGSFTFVKWEKGAFAENKAYADSWFKDVQKTVYKNGAYTESKGSYSYKQGDPTGDKVVDYKQGPTMTSAVFTIYGTQDAAVLALKKGEIDYMLNSLGLSRGLMDQVQGQKGLDVVTNPTNGFRYMAFNVRKPPMNDIAFRQAMAYMIDKEFITKTILQGVAFPVYTEVAEANAFWFNPDVPKIGKGMTTEQRLTKAIEVLEKAGYKWEGGKKPTWDKDGVRVAPGGRLIMPDGKPVPNLTMIAPSAGYDPLRSTFGIWIERYANELGVPLKAELIGFNDIITRVYQDPDYDKKLDMYILGWTLDIFPTGLNTFHHSRFAGPGDNNAGGYNNPEYDKLADQLFECQDAKECQKVAFKLQEVLATELPYIVLFDTGIIETYRTNLQFPYTELMNGIQFLNGMPHATISIK, from the coding sequence ATGCGAAAATTTATTTTGTTTGCCGGTTTGATCGCGCTCTGCGCGCTCGTCGTCGCGTGCGCGACCAGCGCGCCGCCCGCGCCTCAAATCGTCAAAGAGACGGTCGTGATCGGCGGCACACCCCAGGTCGTCGAACGAGTCGTCGAAAAAGTTGTGACCGCGACGCCGCCCCCGGCAACCAAAGCCGCCGCGCCCGCGCCGGCGCAAGCACAAGCCGTGCCGTACCGCATCGGCGTGTTCTCGGATATCAAGACGACGAATTATTGGTCGTACCAAGGTCCGAACAACTCGGTGTGGCAACGCTACATCATGGCGCCGCAACGCTCGTTCCTCTACAACAAGAACGACAAACGTTTCGACCTAGTGCCCGAACTCGCCGTGGATTTGAACGCGCCACGCGTCAAAGAGGGCGACATGTGGACGATCACGACCAAGATCAAGCAAGGCGTCAAGTGGAGCGATGGCAAGGAATTGACCGCGAAAGATTTTGCGTTCACCGCGAACACCGCGATTGAACTACAATTGACCGGTCCGATGGCGTCCACCTACGACCGCGAGTATCTCGAAAAAGTACAAGCGGTTGACAATTACACGATCAAGTACATTTGGAAAAAAGCCCCTGGGTTAGCCAAGTGGGAATGGGGCGCGGCGCAAGGCGCAGTCATGTCTGAAGCGTACTGGGCGCCAGTCGTCGCGGACGCGAAAAAGCCACTCGCCAACGCGGACAAGAACAACAAGGACGCGTACACCAAAGCGTTGAATGATGCGCGCACAATTCTGTTGAATCACTCGCCGCAAGCCGAACCGCTCCTGGGTTCGTTCACCTTCGTCAAATGGGAAAAAGGCGCGTTTGCGGAGAACAAAGCATACGCGGACTCGTGGTTCAAGGATGTGCAAAAGACCGTTTACAAGAACGGCGCGTACACCGAATCCAAGGGCAGCTACTCGTACAAACAAGGCGACCCGACCGGCGACAAGGTCGTGGATTACAAGCAAGGTCCGACGATGACGAGCGCGGTCTTTACGATTTACGGTACGCAGGATGCCGCAGTCCTCGCGCTGAAAAAGGGCGAGATTGATTACATGCTCAACTCGCTCGGCTTGTCGCGCGGGTTGATGGATCAAGTGCAAGGACAAAAAGGTCTCGATGTCGTCACGAACCCGACAAACGGATTCCGCTATATGGCATTCAACGTTCGCAAGCCGCCGATGAACGACATTGCGTTTCGCCAAGCCATGGCGTACATGATTGACAAAGAGTTTATCACAAAAACGATTCTGCAAGGCGTCGCGTTCCCCGTCTATACCGAAGTCGCCGAAGCGAACGCGTTCTGGTTCAATCCCGATGTGCCCAAGATCGGCAAAGGGATGACAACCGAACAACGTCTCACCAAAGCAATCGAAGTGCTCGAAAAAGCCGGCTACAAATGGGAAGGCGGCAAGAAACCGACCTGGGACAAGGACGGCGTGCGCGTTGCGCCGGGCGGTCGCCTCATCATGCCCGATGGCAAGCCGGTGCCAAACCTCACGATGATCGCGCCGAGCGCGGGGTACGATCCGCTTCGCTCCACATTCGGCATCTGGATCGAGCGATACGCGAACGAACTGGGCGTCCCGCTCAAAGCCGAGTTGATCGGTTTCAACGACATCATTACGCGCGTTTACCAAGACCCAGACTATGACAAGAAACTCGACATGTACATCCTGGGTTGGACGCTCGATATCTTCCCGACCGGGTTGAACACGTTCCATCACTCGCGCTTTGCCGGACCGGGCGACAACAACGCGGGCGGCTACAACAATCCCGAGTATGACAAACTCGCCGACCAGTTGTTTGAATGCCAGGACGCGAAGGAATGCCAAAAGGTCGCGTTCAAATTGCAAGAGGTCCTGGCAACCGAACTGCCGTACATTGTGCTCTTTGATACGGGCATCATCGAGACCTATCGCACGAATCTGCAATTCCCGTACACCGAGTTGATGAACGGCATCCAGTTCCTGAACGGTATGCCGCACGCAACGATTTCGATCAAGTAA